Proteins encoded together in one Agromyces sp. 3263 window:
- a CDS encoding polyprenyl synthetase family protein has product MAHGSRLVDLVQARIEEFLSERTSILRSIGPDLDSLDEFSRRFLSGGKRFRARFCYWGWEAVGGRGFDPFESEAGRDWFPVVSAASALELFHAAALVHDDIIDNSDTRRGAPAAHKLFEQLHADSGWAGSPADFGRASAILLGDLLLGWSDELLDEGLQALPDRQDARAARAEFMRMRTEVTAGQYLDILEERAWVVQSDADQRTRAERVIVYKAAKYSVESPLVIGGAIAGASSAQVAALRAFGLPLGIAFQLRDDLLGVYGDPEVTGKPSGDDLREGKRTLLVAIARERLAAGPRRLLDELLGDADLDAEQVRMLQRTISDCGAVDEIERLIAEHVARATAVLADAPISRDARAELGSLARAVSRRTS; this is encoded by the coding sequence GTGGCTCACGGTTCCCGGCTGGTCGATCTGGTGCAAGCGCGCATCGAGGAGTTCCTCTCCGAACGCACCTCCATTCTCCGCTCGATCGGCCCAGACCTGGACTCCCTCGACGAGTTCTCAAGGCGGTTTCTCAGCGGCGGCAAGCGCTTCCGGGCCCGGTTCTGCTACTGGGGGTGGGAGGCGGTCGGCGGACGTGGCTTCGATCCCTTCGAATCGGAGGCGGGACGCGACTGGTTCCCCGTCGTCTCGGCGGCGTCCGCCCTCGAGCTCTTCCACGCGGCGGCGCTCGTGCACGACGACATCATCGACAACTCCGACACCCGCCGCGGCGCCCCGGCGGCGCACAAGCTGTTCGAGCAGCTCCATGCCGACTCCGGGTGGGCCGGAAGCCCGGCCGACTTCGGGCGGGCATCGGCCATCCTGCTCGGCGACCTCCTACTCGGCTGGAGCGACGAGCTCCTCGACGAGGGGCTGCAGGCGCTTCCCGACCGACAGGACGCCCGCGCGGCACGGGCCGAGTTCATGCGCATGCGCACCGAGGTGACGGCCGGCCAATACCTCGACATCCTCGAGGAACGGGCCTGGGTGGTGCAGTCCGACGCCGACCAGCGCACGCGCGCCGAGCGCGTCATCGTCTACAAGGCCGCCAAGTACTCGGTCGAGTCACCGCTCGTGATCGGCGGGGCGATCGCCGGTGCGTCCTCAGCCCAGGTGGCCGCGTTGCGCGCGTTCGGGTTGCCGCTCGGCATCGCGTTCCAGCTGCGCGACGACCTGCTCGGGGTGTACGGCGATCCCGAGGTCACGGGCAAGCCCAGTGGCGACGACCTCCGCGAGGGCAAGCGCACCCTGCTCGTGGCGATCGCGCGTGAGCGTCTCGCCGCCGGACCGCGTCGCCTGCTCGACGAGCTCCTCGGCGACGCCGATCTCGACGCCGAGCAGGTGCGGATGCTGCAGCGCACCATCTCGGACTGCGGCGCCGTCGACGAGATCGAGCGACTCATCGCCGAGCACGTCGCGCGCGCCACCGCGGTCCTCGCCGATGCACCGATCAGCCGCGATGCGCGCGCCGAGCTCGGCTCACTCGCCAGGGCGGTCTCGCGGCGCACGAGCTGA
- the mraZ gene encoding division/cell wall cluster transcriptional repressor MraZ — translation MFLGTYEPKLDEKGRVILPAKFRDELSSGLVLTRGQERCIYVFSAREFESMSDKIRQAPVTSKQARDYMRVFLSGASAETPDKQHRVTIPATLRAYAGLDRDLTVIGTGSRVEIWDATAWQTYLAEQEAAFADTAEEVIPGLF, via the coding sequence GTGTTCCTCGGGACCTACGAGCCGAAGCTCGACGAGAAGGGCCGCGTCATTCTTCCGGCGAAATTCCGGGACGAGCTGTCGAGCGGCCTCGTGCTCACGCGCGGGCAGGAGCGCTGCATCTACGTGTTCAGCGCACGCGAGTTCGAGAGCATGAGCGACAAGATCCGCCAGGCCCCGGTAACGAGCAAGCAGGCGCGCGACTACATGCGCGTCTTCCTCTCGGGGGCATCCGCGGAGACCCCCGACAAGCAGCATCGCGTCACCATCCCCGCAACGCTCCGCGCGTATGCGGGCCTGGACCGGGACCTCACGGTCATCGGCACGGGCAGCCGAGTGGAGATCTGGGATGCGACGGCGTGGCAGACATACCTCGCCGAGCAGGAGGCGGCCTTCGCGGACACGGCGGAGGAGGTGATCCCGGGACTCTTCTAG
- a CDS encoding lysophospholipid acyltransferase family protein, whose product MFYWIMKHIVIGPILLAIFRPWVVGLEHVPKQGAVVLASNHLSFIDSIFLPLVVDRPVVFLAKSEYFTGKGLKGWATKTFFQAAGQLPIDRSGGKASEASLLTGLRVLGEGGILGIYPEGTRSPDARLYRGRTGVARMVLEAGVPVLPVAMIGTEKVMPIGTRLPKIRRIGIIIGEPLDFTRFEGLEGDRFVLRSVTDELVYELRALSGQQYVDVYASSVREQRATTSG is encoded by the coding sequence GTGTTCTACTGGATCATGAAGCACATCGTGATCGGCCCGATCCTCCTCGCGATCTTCCGGCCGTGGGTGGTCGGCCTCGAGCACGTGCCAAAGCAGGGCGCGGTGGTGCTGGCGAGCAACCACCTCTCGTTCATCGACTCGATCTTCCTCCCGCTCGTCGTCGACCGACCGGTGGTGTTCCTCGCGAAGAGCGAGTACTTCACCGGCAAGGGCCTCAAGGGCTGGGCGACGAAGACGTTCTTCCAGGCGGCGGGGCAGCTGCCCATCGACCGGTCAGGTGGCAAGGCGTCGGAGGCGTCACTCCTCACCGGTCTCCGCGTGCTCGGCGAAGGCGGCATCCTCGGCATCTATCCCGAGGGCACCCGCAGCCCGGATGCGCGGCTCTATCGTGGCCGCACCGGGGTCGCGCGCATGGTGCTCGAGGCCGGCGTGCCCGTGCTCCCCGTCGCGATGATCGGCACCGAGAAGGTCATGCCGATCGGCACGAGGCTGCCGAAGATCCGGCGCATCGGCATCATCATCGGCGAGCCGCTCGACTTCACCCGGTTCGAGGGCCTCGAGGGCGATCGCTTCGTGTTGCGCTCCGTGACGGACGAGCTCGTCTACGAACTCCGGGCGCTGAGCGGCCAGCAGTACGTCGACGTCTACGCGAGCTCCGTGCGGGAGCAACGCGCGACGACCTCGGGGTAG
- the pknB gene encoding Stk1 family PASTA domain-containing Ser/Thr kinase translates to MTTAPADPMIGRLVDGRYQVRSRIARGGMATVYLATDLRLERRVAIKIMHGHLADDNTFKTRFVQEARSAARLAHPNVVNVFDQGQDSDMAYLVMEYLPGITLRELLKDYKKLTPEQTVDIMDAVLSGLAAAHQAGIVHRDLKPENVLLADDGRIKLGDFGLARAASANTATGQALLGTIAYLSPELVTRGVADARSDIYAVGIMMYEMLTGEQPYVGEAPMQIAYQHANDTVPTPSSKNPGVPVELDELVLWATARDPEERPNDARVMLERLREVEPDIRSPRPHGRTQATMVLAGGAMAAGGVTAETTVLGGAVAAAPVTTPEASGGDDGHDAAVLSTSADRRKRRGYWIFALVLLLTGLAAGTGWYFGAGPGALATVPETATFLPENAQQVLEEAGFEVVAAERNDPTVPVGQVSGTDPAGGAQARKGSEVTMFVSLGPRILAVPDVVGQPEADARAALADFTVAEQSAQQFSADVPPGSVVAALGADGNPLGAEYPELGDITLVVSVGAVPDVTGMPVADAEAALAGVNLAVDYAEAEFSDDVPLDHVISATPATDPVRPGDTVVLTLSKGEDLVEVPNVITGGTIAQAREQLEALGFTVTSNVPAFLEGAVVASVQSPAAGEKLKRGAEVTVNFG, encoded by the coding sequence GTGACCACCGCGCCCGCCGACCCCATGATCGGCCGTCTCGTCGACGGCCGCTATCAGGTGCGCTCGCGGATCGCCCGCGGCGGCATGGCCACGGTGTACCTCGCGACCGACCTCCGCCTCGAGCGACGGGTCGCGATCAAGATCATGCACGGCCACCTCGCCGACGACAACACCTTCAAGACCCGGTTCGTGCAGGAGGCCCGCTCGGCGGCCCGCCTCGCCCACCCGAACGTGGTGAACGTGTTCGACCAGGGCCAGGACTCCGACATGGCGTACCTCGTCATGGAGTACCTGCCGGGCATCACCCTCCGGGAACTGCTGAAGGACTACAAGAAGCTCACACCCGAGCAGACCGTCGACATCATGGACGCCGTGCTCTCGGGCCTCGCCGCAGCACACCAGGCGGGCATCGTCCACCGCGACCTCAAGCCAGAGAACGTGCTGCTCGCCGACGACGGCCGCATCAAGCTCGGCGACTTCGGGCTGGCCAGGGCGGCCAGCGCGAACACCGCGACCGGGCAGGCGCTGCTCGGCACGATCGCGTACCTCTCCCCCGAGCTCGTCACGCGCGGCGTCGCCGACGCTCGCAGCGACATCTACGCCGTCGGCATCATGATGTACGAGATGCTCACGGGCGAGCAGCCGTACGTGGGCGAGGCGCCCATGCAGATCGCCTACCAGCACGCGAACGACACCGTGCCGACGCCCAGCTCGAAGAACCCGGGCGTGCCGGTCGAGCTCGACGAGCTCGTGCTCTGGGCCACGGCACGCGATCCCGAGGAGCGCCCGAACGACGCCCGGGTCATGCTCGAGCGCCTGCGCGAGGTGGAACCCGACATCCGCTCGCCGCGGCCGCACGGACGCACCCAGGCCACGATGGTGCTCGCGGGCGGAGCCATGGCAGCGGGTGGCGTCACGGCGGAGACGACGGTGCTCGGCGGAGCGGTCGCCGCTGCTCCGGTGACGACGCCCGAGGCATCCGGTGGCGACGACGGCCACGACGCCGCGGTCCTCTCGACGAGCGCCGACCGCCGCAAGCGCCGCGGCTACTGGATCTTCGCACTCGTGCTCCTCCTGACCGGACTCGCGGCCGGCACCGGGTGGTACTTCGGGGCAGGCCCCGGGGCGCTCGCCACCGTGCCCGAGACGGCCACGTTCCTGCCCGAGAACGCCCAGCAGGTGCTCGAGGAGGCCGGCTTCGAGGTCGTCGCCGCCGAGCGCAACGACCCGACGGTACCGGTGGGGCAGGTGTCGGGTACCGACCCCGCCGGTGGTGCACAGGCGCGCAAGGGCTCCGAGGTGACGATGTTCGTCTCGCTGGGGCCGCGCATCCTGGCCGTTCCCGACGTGGTCGGCCAGCCCGAGGCCGATGCACGAGCCGCCCTCGCCGACTTCACCGTCGCCGAGCAGAGCGCGCAGCAGTTCTCCGCCGACGTGCCGCCCGGCTCCGTGGTGGCGGCACTCGGTGCCGACGGCAACCCCTTGGGGGCTGAGTATCCCGAGCTCGGCGACATCACGCTCGTGGTCTCCGTCGGCGCCGTCCCCGACGTCACCGGCATGCCGGTCGCCGACGCCGAGGCGGCCCTCGCCGGCGTCAACCTCGCGGTCGACTACGCCGAAGCCGAGTTCAGCGACGACGTGCCGCTCGACCATGTCATCTCGGCGACGCCCGCCACCGACCCGGTTCGACCGGGCGACACCGTCGTCCTCACCCTTTCGAAGGGCGAGGACCTCGTCGAGGTGCCCAACGTCATCACCGGCGGCACGATCGCGCAGGCGCGCGAGCAGCTCGAGGCGCTCGGCTTCACGGTCACATCGAACGTGCCGGCCTTCCTCGAAGGCGCCGTCGTGGCATCCGTGCAGAGCCCGGCCGCCGGCGAGAAGCTCAAGCGCGGCGCAGAGGTCACGGTCAACTTCGGCTGA
- a CDS encoding LysM domain-containing protein, with translation MANETDAFRAAGGGDADRAARPRRRGIRVLLGVPIAIVSTVAVTLGIAQPADAAPPQVKRQAKPRAQGADVHRIVRATAATQPPGEYVVAEGDTVSGIAERFGLATAEVLAANGLGWSSLIFPGQRLALPGGLAPDAVPAPIAVAPEIARHIVAEGDTVSGIAAAYGLTLADVLSANGLSSSSLIFPGQAIVLPLSGPTGEPAPPAAEPPPAPAPAPDPAPEPAPPASPVEPGGDQHVVVAGDTLSGIAAAAGLSVAELDALNGLGGSTLIVPGQVLLTRRPDPVVAVAVAAVSMPLTDETRSNAQLIVDVGRSLGVPDQGIVVALAAAAQESGLKNVHSGDLDSLGVFQQRPSQGWGTPEEVLDPVRAATAFYGGPTNPNPGRTLGLLDIPGWESMSVTQAAQAVQRSAHPDHYAKWEAQARAWLSELG, from the coding sequence ATGGCGAACGAGACGGACGCATTCCGGGCTGCGGGTGGCGGCGACGCCGACAGGGCCGCGCGACCGCGCCGCCGCGGCATCCGGGTGCTCCTCGGGGTGCCCATCGCGATCGTCAGCACCGTGGCCGTCACGCTCGGCATCGCCCAGCCTGCCGACGCGGCACCACCGCAGGTCAAGCGGCAGGCGAAGCCGAGGGCCCAGGGCGCCGACGTGCACCGGATCGTGCGAGCCACCGCTGCAACGCAGCCACCGGGCGAGTACGTCGTCGCCGAAGGCGACACCGTCAGCGGCATCGCCGAGCGATTCGGTCTCGCGACCGCCGAGGTGCTCGCGGCGAACGGACTGGGGTGGTCGAGCCTGATCTTCCCGGGTCAGCGACTGGCGTTGCCCGGCGGCCTTGCGCCCGACGCAGTCCCGGCGCCGATCGCCGTCGCCCCTGAGATCGCCCGCCACATCGTGGCGGAGGGAGACACGGTCAGCGGCATCGCCGCCGCATACGGGCTGACGCTGGCGGACGTGCTCAGTGCCAACGGGCTGAGCTCGTCGAGCCTCATCTTCCCGGGTCAGGCGATCGTGCTGCCGCTCTCCGGTCCGACCGGCGAGCCAGCGCCACCCGCGGCAGAGCCGCCCCCGGCACCCGCTCCCGCTCCGGACCCCGCGCCCGAGCCCGCGCCTCCCGCCTCGCCGGTCGAGCCCGGCGGCGACCAGCACGTCGTCGTCGCCGGCGACACGCTGTCGGGGATCGCCGCGGCCGCGGGCCTGAGCGTCGCTGAGCTGGACGCCCTGAACGGCCTCGGCGGGTCGACCCTGATCGTTCCCGGCCAGGTGCTCCTCACGCGGCGGCCTGATCCGGTCGTGGCCGTCGCCGTCGCCGCGGTGAGCATGCCGCTGACCGACGAGACCCGGAGCAACGCGCAGCTCATCGTCGACGTCGGCCGATCGCTCGGCGTGCCCGACCAGGGCATCGTCGTCGCCCTCGCCGCCGCGGCCCAGGAGTCGGGCCTGAAGAACGTGCACTCCGGCGACCTCGACTCGCTCGGCGTCTTCCAGCAACGGCCGAGCCAGGGCTGGGGCACGCCCGAGGAGGTGCTCGACCCGGTGCGTGCGGCGACCGCGTTCTACGGCGGCCCGACGAACCCGAACCCGGGCCGCACGCTGGGTCTCCTCGACATCCCCGGGTGGGAGTCGATGAGCGTCACCCAGGCCGCCCAGGCCGTGCAGCGGTCGGCGCATCCCGACCACTACGCGAAATGGGAGGCCCAGGCGCGCGCCTGGCTGTCGGAGCTCGGCTGA
- the rsmH gene encoding 16S rRNA (cytosine(1402)-N(4))-methyltransferase RsmH, with the protein MDIEGIHTPVMLERTLELLAPAIEADGAVLVDATLGMGGHASAFLTRFPKLTVIGLDRDTDALAIARERLAPFGDRARFVHTVYDGIAEAVRSEGFSEVQGVLFDLGVSSLQLDRAERGFAYSKDAPLDMRMDFTQGRTAAEVIAESSEDELRRIFQDYGEEKLSARYARAIVKARADAPITRSAQLVAVITAATPVAVQRQGHPAKRVFQALRIEVNEELSVLQRAMPAALDTVAVGGRIVVLAYQSLEDRIVKRVLQAASSSTAPAGLPMELPEHRPQFRLLVRGAELASESEQAENPRAKPVRLRAAERVRRPS; encoded by the coding sequence ATGGACATCGAAGGCATCCACACCCCGGTCATGCTCGAGCGCACGCTCGAGCTGCTCGCCCCGGCCATCGAGGCCGACGGCGCCGTGCTCGTCGACGCCACCCTCGGCATGGGCGGGCACGCGAGCGCCTTCCTCACCCGCTTCCCGAAGCTCACGGTCATCGGGCTCGACCGCGACACCGACGCCCTCGCGATCGCGCGGGAGCGTCTCGCGCCGTTCGGCGATCGGGCGCGCTTCGTGCACACGGTCTACGACGGCATCGCCGAGGCCGTGCGGTCGGAGGGCTTCAGCGAGGTGCAGGGTGTGCTGTTCGACCTCGGCGTCTCCTCGCTCCAGCTCGACCGTGCCGAGCGAGGGTTCGCCTACTCGAAGGATGCTCCGCTCGACATGCGCATGGACTTCACCCAGGGCCGCACCGCGGCCGAGGTGATCGCCGAGTCGAGCGAGGACGAACTGCGACGCATCTTCCAGGACTACGGCGAAGAGAAGCTGTCGGCCAGGTACGCCCGGGCGATCGTCAAGGCGAGGGCGGATGCCCCCATCACCCGGTCGGCCCAGCTCGTCGCCGTCATCACGGCGGCGACGCCCGTCGCGGTGCAGCGGCAGGGGCATCCGGCCAAGCGCGTGTTCCAGGCCCTTCGCATCGAGGTGAACGAGGAACTGTCCGTGCTGCAGCGGGCGATGCCCGCGGCGCTCGACACGGTGGCGGTCGGCGGCAGGATCGTGGTGCTCGCCTACCAGTCCCTCGAGGACCGCATCGTGAAGCGCGTGCTCCAGGCCGCCTCGAGCTCCACGGCACCCGCCGGGCTCCCGATGGAGCTGCCCGAGCACCGTCCGCAGTTCCGGCTCCTCGTGCGCGGAGCCGAACTGGCGAGCGAGTCGGAGCAGGCCGAGAACCCGCGCGCCAAGCCCGTGCGGCTGCGTGCGGCCGAACGAGTGAGGAGGCCGTCATGA
- a CDS encoding Rv2175c family DNA-binding protein produces MTDADQTDWLTVPDLVELLGQSPSRIRRLIDDRHLLAARVDGVLKVPATFLRDAAPLPELHGTAIVLADAGFSDAEALEWLLGEDDSLGTTPIAALRAGRKSEVRRVAQALA; encoded by the coding sequence GTGACCGACGCCGACCAGACCGACTGGCTGACTGTTCCCGACCTCGTCGAACTGCTCGGGCAGAGCCCGAGCAGGATCCGACGGCTCATCGACGACCGCCACCTGCTCGCCGCCCGCGTGGACGGCGTGCTGAAGGTGCCCGCGACGTTCCTCCGCGACGCCGCTCCGCTGCCCGAGCTGCACGGCACGGCCATCGTGCTCGCCGATGCCGGCTTCTCCGACGCCGAGGCGCTGGAGTGGCTGCTCGGTGAGGACGACAGCCTCGGCACCACGCCGATCGCCGCCCTGCGTGCCGGTCGCAAGTCCGAGGTGCGGCGAGTCGCGCAGGCGCTCGCCTGA
- a CDS encoding DUF3040 domain-containing protein, with the protein MPLSEQEQRLLEEMERNLYRNDADFVHAVGGVRGRRPNYRAIVLGVLVAVAGVGALIAGVALQLLIVGILGFALMFAGVLIAITPSKRGAATPAPAEPASGKARRSGGFMDRLNERWDRRQDGHD; encoded by the coding sequence ATGCCGCTTTCAGAGCAGGAGCAACGTCTTCTCGAGGAGATGGAGCGGAACCTCTACCGCAATGACGCGGACTTCGTGCATGCCGTCGGCGGCGTACGTGGTCGACGACCCAATTACCGGGCGATCGTGCTTGGAGTGCTGGTCGCGGTCGCCGGCGTCGGAGCCCTCATCGCCGGCGTCGCACTCCAGTTGCTCATCGTCGGCATCCTCGGCTTCGCCCTCATGTTCGCCGGCGTGCTCATCGCGATCACGCCCAGCAAGCGCGGAGCGGCGACGCCCGCGCCCGCCGAACCGGCCTCGGGCAAGGCTCGACGCTCGGGCGGGTTCATGGACCGCCTGAACGAGCGTTGGGACCGTCGCCAGGACGGTCACGACTAG
- a CDS encoding ROK family glucokinase, translated as MHAIGIDIGGTKIAGAVVDEFGAIVRSERVPTAAGDPALLEDAVVAMIQSLSADGDVAAVGVAAAGFIDAAQSTVYYAPNINWRNEPFREKLEARVGTTVVVDNDANAAGWAEFRFGAGRLVSDMVMLTIGTGVGGAIVAGDRLFRGGFGAGAELGHVRVVPGGIACGCGQHGCLEQYGSGRALLRMANEIADAGGIGQSLARVRDEHGALDGRLVGSLIEAEDPGAVAALRQLGHWLGQASASLAAVLDPQRFVFGGGVAVAGELLLAPIRESFFEHLPARGYHPEPDFVIAELVNDAGVVGAADLARVWVQDHA; from the coding sequence GTGCATGCGATCGGTATCGACATCGGCGGGACGAAGATCGCAGGAGCGGTCGTCGACGAGTTCGGGGCCATCGTGCGCAGCGAGCGCGTTCCGACCGCCGCCGGCGATCCCGCGCTCCTCGAGGACGCCGTCGTCGCCATGATCCAGTCGCTCTCGGCCGACGGCGACGTCGCGGCCGTCGGCGTCGCCGCTGCTGGGTTCATCGACGCCGCCCAGTCGACGGTCTACTACGCGCCGAACATCAACTGGCGCAACGAGCCGTTCCGCGAGAAGCTCGAGGCCCGCGTCGGCACGACGGTGGTCGTCGACAACGACGCGAATGCCGCGGGGTGGGCCGAGTTCCGGTTCGGTGCGGGCCGCCTCGTGAGCGACATGGTGATGCTCACGATCGGCACGGGCGTCGGCGGCGCGATCGTCGCGGGCGACCGCCTGTTCCGCGGCGGCTTCGGCGCCGGCGCCGAGCTCGGCCACGTCCGGGTCGTGCCGGGCGGCATCGCCTGCGGCTGCGGGCAGCACGGATGCCTCGAGCAGTACGGTTCGGGCCGGGCGCTGCTGCGCATGGCCAACGAGATCGCCGACGCGGGCGGCATCGGACAGTCGCTCGCGCGGGTGCGCGACGAGCACGGCGCCCTCGACGGTCGGCTCGTCGGCTCGCTCATCGAGGCCGAGGACCCGGGGGCGGTCGCCGCGCTCCGCCAGCTCGGCCACTGGCTGGGGCAGGCCTCGGCGTCCCTCGCGGCCGTGCTCGACCCGCAGCGCTTCGTGTTCGGCGGCGGCGTGGCGGTGGCGGGGGAGCTGCTCCTGGCTCCCATTCGCGAGTCGTTCTTCGAGCACCTCCCGGCGCGCGGCTACCACCCCGAGCCCGATTTCGTGATCGCCGAGCTCGTCAACGACGCCGGAGTGGTCGGCGCGGCCGACCTGGCACGCGTCTGGGTCCAGGACCACGCCTGA
- a CDS encoding class II 3-deoxy-7-phosphoheptulonate synthase has product MVQLVEPVISADPSVIDGLDYWRTLPIKQQPQWPDAEAAHAASAELATLPPLVFAGEVDMLRTRLAAASRGEAFLLQGGDCAETFAGATADQIRNRVKTVLQMAVVLTYGASMPVVKMGRMAGQFAKPRSSDTETRGEVTLPAYRGDIVNGYDFTPESRAADPARLVRGYHMAASTLNLIRAFTTGGFADLRQVHSWNQGFSVNPANARYESLAREIDRAIKFMEACGADFEALKHTEFYTGHEGLLMDYERPMTRIDSRTGTPYDTSSHFIWIGERTRDLDGAHVDFLSRVRNPIGVKLGPSTTPETMLELVEKLDPDREPGRLTFITRMGAGKIRDALPPLLEAIKRSDANPLWVTDPMHGNGITTPNGYKTRRFDDVVDEVRGFFEAHRAAGTYPGGIHVELTGDDVTECLGGSEHIDEATLATRYESLCDPRLNHMQSLELAFLVAEELTAR; this is encoded by the coding sequence GTGGTACAGCTCGTCGAGCCCGTCATCAGTGCAGATCCCTCCGTGATCGACGGTCTCGACTATTGGCGCACCCTGCCGATCAAGCAGCAGCCGCAGTGGCCCGACGCCGAGGCCGCGCACGCGGCATCCGCCGAGCTCGCGACCCTGCCGCCGCTCGTGTTCGCCGGCGAGGTCGACATGCTGCGCACCCGGCTCGCCGCCGCGTCGCGTGGCGAGGCGTTCCTGTTGCAGGGCGGCGACTGCGCCGAGACGTTCGCCGGAGCGACCGCCGACCAGATCCGCAACCGCGTGAAGACGGTGCTGCAGATGGCCGTGGTGCTCACGTACGGCGCCTCGATGCCGGTCGTGAAGATGGGCCGGATGGCCGGGCAGTTCGCGAAGCCCCGGTCGAGCGACACCGAGACGCGTGGCGAGGTCACCCTGCCCGCGTACCGCGGCGACATCGTCAACGGCTACGACTTCACGCCCGAGTCCCGCGCGGCCGACCCGGCCCGACTGGTGCGCGGCTACCACATGGCCGCGTCGACGCTGAACCTCATCCGCGCCTTCACCACGGGCGGATTCGCCGACCTGCGCCAGGTCCACTCCTGGAACCAGGGCTTCTCGGTGAACCCGGCGAACGCCCGCTACGAGTCGCTCGCACGCGAGATCGACCGCGCGATCAAGTTCATGGAGGCGTGCGGTGCCGACTTCGAGGCGCTGAAGCACACCGAGTTCTACACGGGCCACGAGGGCTTGCTCATGGACTACGAGCGGCCGATGACGCGTATCGACTCGCGCACCGGCACGCCGTACGACACGTCGAGCCACTTCATCTGGATCGGGGAGCGCACGCGCGATCTCGATGGCGCGCACGTCGACTTCCTGTCGCGCGTCCGCAACCCGATCGGCGTGAAGCTCGGCCCGTCGACGACGCCCGAGACGATGCTCGAGCTCGTCGAGAAGCTCGATCCCGATCGCGAGCCGGGCCGCCTCACGTTCATCACGCGTATGGGCGCCGGCAAGATCCGCGATGCGCTGCCCCCGCTCCTCGAGGCCATCAAGCGCAGCGACGCCAACCCGCTGTGGGTCACCGACCCGATGCACGGCAACGGCATCACGACGCCGAACGGCTACAAGACGCGTCGCTTCGACGACGTGGTCGACGAGGTGCGCGGCTTCTTCGAGGCGCACCGTGCGGCCGGCACGTACCCGGGCGGCATCCACGTCGAGCTCACCGGCGACGACGTCACCGAGTGCCTCGGCGGGTCCGAGCACATCGACGAGGCGACGCTGGCGACCCGGTACGAGTCGCTGTGCGACCCGCGACTGAACCACATGCAGTCGCTCGAGCTGGCGTTCCTCGTGGCCGAGGAGCTGACCGCTCGCTGA